One Primulina huaijiensis isolate GDHJ02 chromosome 5, ASM1229523v2, whole genome shotgun sequence DNA segment encodes these proteins:
- the LOC140976315 gene encoding uncharacterized protein isoform X2, giving the protein MSPSLDDWWLEMHYSSILRKSMRPYRSQSPYHKFEMDVRPSTSSYRVGDTTQVDLPHQNVYCGDSCNAEGYLNEALTARKSYMNIKAVCDSKFVLIEHIRGLLKPYWKQGNLSRDVYKIIMKKSVDKIIEGIEVSKFPKTKCDHQKYLSASKRKIIDHDRSAIDPLTVPEENSGRITTLFVGGKRVEGLQKETEKGNMVVAEVDESSSNKIKAVNASKFVLIEHIRDVLKPYWKQGNLSRDAYKIILKKYVDKIIESIEASKFPKTKSDHQKHLSASKSKIFELIQV; this is encoded by the exons ATGTCTCCCAGTCTCGATGATTGGTGGCTAGAGATGCATTATAGTTCTATCCTGAGGAAATCAATGCGGCCATACAG AAGTCAAAGTCCGTACCATAAATTTGAGATGGACGTGAGACCAAGTACTTCTAGTTATCGTGTTGGAGACACAACACAAGTGGATTTGCCTCACCAGAATGTATATTGCGGTGATAGCTGCAATGCTGAAGGATATTTAAATGAAGCATTGACCGCTAGAAAAAGTTATATGAACATAAAGGCGGTCTGTGATTCCAAATTTGTCCTCATCGAACATATCAGGGGCCTTTTGAAACCATATTGGAAACAAGGGAACCTGAGCAGAGATGTGTACAAAATCATTATGAAGAAATCTGTGGATAAGATTATTGAAGGTATTGAGGTATCCAAATTTCCCAAGACTAAATGCGACCACCAGAAATACCTCTCAGCATCAAAAAGGAAGATCATTGACCACGACAG GAGTGCTATTGACCCTCTGACCGTACCAGAGGAAAACTCTGGAAGGATAACAACTTTATTTGTTGGAGGGAAAAGAGTGGAGGGACTGCAAAAGGAAACTGAGAAGGGAAACATGGTGGTCGCTGAGGTTGATGAAAGCTCGAGTAATAAGATTAAGGCGGTCAATGCTTCCAAATTCGTCCTCATTGAACATATTAGGGACGTTTTGAAACCATATTGGAAGCAAGGAAATTTGAGCAGAGATGCATACAAGATCATCCTGAAGAAATATGTGGACAAGATTATTGAAAGTATCGAGGCATCAAAATTTCCTAAGACTAAAAGCGACCACCAAAAACACCTCTCAGCTTCAAAATCAAAGATCTTTGAGCTCATACAG gTTTGA
- the LOC140976315 gene encoding uncharacterized protein isoform X1, giving the protein MSPSLDDWWLEMHYSSILRKSMRPYRSQSPYHKFEMDVRPSTSSYRVGDTTQVDLPHQNVYCGDSCNAEGYLNEALTARKSYMNIKAVCDSKFVLIEHIRGLLKPYWKQGNLSRDVYKIIMKKSVDKIIEGIEVSKFPKTKCDHQKYLSASKRKIIDHDRSAIDPLTVPEENSGRITTLFVGGKRVEGLQKETEKGNMVVAEVDESSSNKIKAVNASKFVLIEHIRDVLKPYWKQGNLSRDAYKIILKKYVDKIIESIEASKFPKTKSDHQKHLSASKSKIFELIQAYVKKYQKVASILKSVCLALRLGLQDPR; this is encoded by the exons ATGTCTCCCAGTCTCGATGATTGGTGGCTAGAGATGCATTATAGTTCTATCCTGAGGAAATCAATGCGGCCATACAG AAGTCAAAGTCCGTACCATAAATTTGAGATGGACGTGAGACCAAGTACTTCTAGTTATCGTGTTGGAGACACAACACAAGTGGATTTGCCTCACCAGAATGTATATTGCGGTGATAGCTGCAATGCTGAAGGATATTTAAATGAAGCATTGACCGCTAGAAAAAGTTATATGAACATAAAGGCGGTCTGTGATTCCAAATTTGTCCTCATCGAACATATCAGGGGCCTTTTGAAACCATATTGGAAACAAGGGAACCTGAGCAGAGATGTGTACAAAATCATTATGAAGAAATCTGTGGATAAGATTATTGAAGGTATTGAGGTATCCAAATTTCCCAAGACTAAATGCGACCACCAGAAATACCTCTCAGCATCAAAAAGGAAGATCATTGACCACGACAG GAGTGCTATTGACCCTCTGACCGTACCAGAGGAAAACTCTGGAAGGATAACAACTTTATTTGTTGGAGGGAAAAGAGTGGAGGGACTGCAAAAGGAAACTGAGAAGGGAAACATGGTGGTCGCTGAGGTTGATGAAAGCTCGAGTAATAAGATTAAGGCGGTCAATGCTTCCAAATTCGTCCTCATTGAACATATTAGGGACGTTTTGAAACCATATTGGAAGCAAGGAAATTTGAGCAGAGATGCATACAAGATCATCCTGAAGAAATATGTGGACAAGATTATTGAAAGTATCGAGGCATCAAAATTTCCTAAGACTAAAAGCGACCACCAAAAACACCTCTCAGCTTCAAAATCAAAGATCTTTGAGCTCATACAG